One stretch of Prunus persica cultivar Lovell chromosome G1, Prunus_persica_NCBIv2, whole genome shotgun sequence DNA includes these proteins:
- the LOC18792479 gene encoding F-box protein At1g22220 produces the protein MDGFDRLPDSLILQIFDLVSDVKTLIRCRAVSKRFNSLVPQTDSLLLTVDRVISSDSDSDSANDDVSHLLVTFLKSILKSIHDLVSARPDPTRARSQNSPAQILRSFHNVRNLSIELPSGDLRLEKGTVLKWRADFGKTLRSCVILGFRSVVAGGETPVPGDDADFAGGLKVRVVWTISALIAASARHYLLKEVVREQRGLETLVLRDREGEGVVVMEKEGLRECGREDTCDAEEEEEEVEEEGWDRGRSRVPSVRMRMRHVPRMELKGGVWVEGATLVVVRPSLSGDVEDGDLAMGAFGGDVLYGEVVEALLKAKSYLLEMNSF, from the coding sequence ATGGACGGCTTCGATCGACTCCCGGACTCACTGATCCTCCAGATCTTCGACTTGGTCTCCGACGTCAAGACGCTCATCCGCTGCCGCGCCGTGTCGAAGCGGTTCAACTCGCTCGTTCCCCAAACCGACTCGCTCCTTTTAACCGTCGACCGAGTCATCTCATCCGATTCGGACTCGGATTCGGCGAACGACGACGTTTCGCACCTCCTGGTTACCTTCCTGAAGTCCATTCTGAAATCGATCCACGACCTCGTCTCGGCGAGGCCCGACCCGACCCGGGCCCGCTCCCAGAACTCGCCCGCCCAGATCCTCCGGTCCTTCCACAACGTCCGAAACCTCTCGATCGAGCTGCCCTCCGGGGATCTCAGGCTCGAGAAGGGCACGGTGCTGAAATGGCGAGCGGATTTCGGGAAGACCTTGAGGAGCTGTGTGATCCTCGGGTTCCGATCGGTCGTCGCCGGCGGGGAAACGCCGGTGCCCGGAGATGACGCGGACTTCGCCGGAGGGCTGAAGGTGCGGGTGGTGTGGACGATCAGCGCGCTGATCGCGGCATCGGCGAGGCACTACTTGCTGAAGGAGGTGGTGAGGGAGCAGAGAGGGCTGGAAACGCTGGTTCTGAGAGACAGAGAAGGAGAAGGCgtggtggtgatggagaaGGAAGGGTTGAGAGAGTGCGGGAGGGAGGACACGTGTGAtgcggaggaggaggaggaggaggtggaggaggagggatGGGATAGGGGAAGGAGCAGGGTGCCTAGCGTGAGGATGCGGATGAGGCACGTGCCGAGAATGGAACTGAAGGGTGGGGTTTGGGTGGAGGGCGCGACACTTGTTGTGGTGAGGCCGAGTTTGAGCGGTGACGTGGAGGACGGTGATTTGGCGATGGGGGCATTTGGCGGGGATGTGCTTTACGGGGAAGTTGTAGAGGCTTTGCTCAAGGCCAAGAGTTATTTACTGGAAATGAACTCATTCTAA